The Denticeps clupeoides chromosome 1, fDenClu1.1, whole genome shotgun sequence genome segment ctaattgtaagtcgctctggataagggcgtctgataaatgctgtaaatgtaatctccGAGTTGGTTTCGAGATTAATTAGGTTAATTGCATGTCGTGTTCAGGAAGTGACGATCAAGTCGCTGTTCGGTATCATTTCTGGagatgcaattaaaaaaaaaagtccctgcCAAACTCCCGTCTGCCAGCACTTTCCAAATCAAACCTGCACCTTAAATCAAGTCGTAAATCAAACCTCTGCGCTCCGGCCGAGTCTGAAGTTTGATAGATTTGCTCCCCGCATCATTACAACGAGCTATTTAGTTTTTGTGTGCTGGTAACTTTGATGGACGCTCGACTGTGATGTTAATAAACCGGCGCGGAGACCTTTTGGACAGATTGTGCGCGCCGTGACGTGACGTCGGCGTTGACGTGTTTGTTGTGCTCGTCCGCGTCCTCCGTGCGCGGTAACGTCACTTTGCGGGGTGTGACGCCGCCTGCGCGAGTTCGGTGCGGGGGCCGGGGGAGATggcggggaggggggtgtcCTTCGGTaactgtccatggtgctgaaagtCCGCTGCGGGAGAAGATGCCTCCGAACGGCTCGCTGGACCTCCTCCTGCCTCCGGAGGACGGCTTCCTCCTGCCCAACTCCTCCGGCAACGAGACGCACGGCGAGGCGCACGGCGGCGCGATCTTCATCTCCTTCATCTACTCCGTGGTGTGCCTGGTCGGGCTCTGCGGGAACTCCATGGTCATCTACGTGATCTTCAGGTACGCCAAGATGAAGACGGCCACCAACATCTACATTTTGAACTTGGCCATCGCGGACGAGCTGCTGATGCTGAGCGTCCCGTTCCTGGTGACGTCCTCCCTGCTCCACCACTGGCCGTTCGGCTCGCTCCTGTGCCGCCTGGTCCTGAGCGTGGACGCGATCAATATGTTCACCAGCATCTACTGCCTGACCGTGTTGAGCATCGACCGCTACGTGGCCGTGGTGCATCCCATCAAGTCCGCGCGCTACCGCAGACCCACCGTCGCCAAGATGGTCAACTTCGGAGTGTGGACCTTCTCCATCCTGGTCATCCTGCCCATCGTCGTCTTCTCCAGCACCGCGCCCAACTCGGACGGCTCGGTCGCCTGCAACATGCAGATGCCCGAGCCGCAGCGCCGGTGGCTGGCCGTCTTCGTCATCTACGCCTTCCTCATGGGCTTCCTGCTGCCCGTCATCGCCATCTGCACGTGCTACGTCCTCATCATCGCCAAGATGCGGGTGGTGGCGCTGAAGGCCGGCTGGCAGCAGCGCAAGAGGTCGGAGCGCAAGATCACGCTCATGGTGCTGATGGTGGTCGCCGTGTTCGTGGTGTGCTGGATGCCCTTCCACGTCGCGCAGCTCGTCAGCGTCTTCGTGCAGCGACACAACGCGACGCTCAGCCAGCTGGCGGTGATCCTGGGCTACGCCAACAGCTGCGCCAACCCCATCCTGTACGGCTTCCTGTCGGACAACTTCAGGCGCTCCTTCCAGAGGATCCTGTGCCTGCGCTGGATGGACAACGCCACCGAGGAGCCCATCGACTACTACGCCACCGCCCTGAAGAGCCGGGGCTACAGCGCGGACGAGTTCCAGCCGGACCACGTGGAGTCGGGCAGCGCGTACAGGAACGGGACGTGCGCGTCCAGGACTACCACCCTGTAGGGGACGGGCTTCCGCCCCCACGTCCCCAACTCTGACCGAAGTGCGCAAAAAGTCCGTCTGAAGCGTCGCCATATTCACGAATCCACGAATCGAACCTTCTATAGCGATTCGATTACTCGCGTTGTGACTGCAATTGAAATGTTATGTTCGCATCGTGTGTGGTGAAATCTCCACGGGCTCAGATGCCTTCACCCCGTCCTCCATGAGATCGAAACCACCTCTGACCTCTGTAGCATCGTAATTCTTCACGTCCTGTGAAGAAGGTTGGACTCGGGCAACTGCTTCACaactttttacttcatttttaaatctgATTTGGTTGTAATCGCTAAGCGCTGCCTCCCCAGAGCCCAGCACGGGACCTGCTAGCATCATCATATAAATCTGCTGCTGTCTGTTCGGGGCCTTGGTGTCTTATGGAGGGTGACTGACCAATGACAGACAATCAGATATTCCGTCAAATGCGTGTTGCTGGTTCAATAGTCCGGTATTGGAATCGGACTCCTGTTCTGTGGTTCTGTGTAATGGCTTCTAGTGAATTCTCAAtaatctcaatttttttttttttcatctctaaCAAAgcaaatggggggggggggtcaccagAACGTTACGGCCGTTAACCATGTTCGCAGACGTGCTGTGCTCTTTACCTTCTTCACCGTGCTTGATGCTCTGTTTTACCTTCTCCTCGTCCGTTACATCCTGTTCAATTTCCAGCAAGCTCACTCATTCTCATTCTGCTTGGTGCCGCCGTTTCTGCTCTCTTTTTTATCCACAGTTTATTGTGCTGCGGTTGTCTTGCTTAGGGGATCTTGAGAATTGTTTTGTGTGAAGGGCGTGTCCTGTGTGCTTACATTGTCCAATTCAAGATGAAACGTAGATTATTAAAatagatccttttttttttgtaattatgacCGCcagcatgtcttttttttgtgtgtattgtgtttgaTTGTGTTTATGAAGTACTGTAACTATGAAGCCCCAGTTTTAGTTTCAGGTTTTCAGTCGAGGGTCTAGACAATGATCTGATGAGcaggataaaaataaatagaatttattaaaatgattacatATTAAGCACATACAATGTCAACCAATGTGGAATAGAATTTGTCAAAAGACATATGACAGTAAAGACAGAGTCCTCCACCCAAactataaagcactttaaaaatgttgaaataactTTATTCTAATTGAATGGACAGAATAAATGTGCTTCGCCATCAGTGACGGTGAAAATGTGTGCTAAAAGCCACTTGTGGCACATTACCGCGATGCTGTGTATGGGTACTGCATTCTGATACACAAACAGTGATacaaaaggcacaaaaacaggACTTTATCTCAGTGATAAAGTTACTCGTGGTGACAGCGCGACTGTCCTTATctctgcacctttttttttaattgagacaGGCAAGGCTCGTCAcacgctctttttttttttttttttttttaaagatgacaggaaaataataagaaataataagTTCAGTTACTTTGTCTTGACTTAATTCAACTGAAATCACTGCACTACAGATCGCAATTAAAGTCTCAAAACCAGAACTTTTAAGTTAAATGTAACTTATGTAAGGGATGTAAGTTACACATGCACAGTCAGACAGGCAGGGCACTAAAAGTACTTTACAAAGGACTTGGTTAACACGCAAAATCACTCATTAAGTGCATATATCCTCGAACAACCATTTTCAACCATATTTATACATCCACAGAGACGTAAAGTACAAATGTCTGACCTCTTTAACTGTCGTTACTTATTGACCTTTTCCATGTTGTCAGTGTCTTTGAGGCCCATGGATTCCTTGGAGGAGTCAGACTTTTTCCCGGCCAAGTTCTTGGAGTGTTTTTTCCTGCGGCAGCAGGTCACCACTACCACAATGATGACCAGCAGAACCACCAGGGCCAGTGCGGCGATGATGATGGGTATGATGATCTGGGAGTAGTCGCTTTTTCTCTCCTCAGCCTCTTCTTCAGCCTCAGGTCCTTGTGAGGGGTTCCTGTCCGGTGGACTGTCCACACCAGCGTCCTTTCTGTTTAGACTGTCAGATGACCCACCGGTGGCGGGGGGATCCGGTCCCGGTGCCGCTTTACATTCATACGATCCTGGAGAGTTGACACAGGGGTCACCTCTGCATGGGCTGGATGCACATTCGTCCACATCCTCACATCTCCCACTTGTGCCCAGGATGTAGCCGGGTGGGCATGGACGGCACAGTGAAGATAGGTCCTGGCTCCCGCCTTCACGAAGCCATTTCTCGGTTTCCGGGGAGCAGGTCAATGTGTGCCTTTCTCCGCTCGGGCAGGAAACTTCCACTGTGTCCGGATCGTCTTTATAAATGATGTCGTGAATGCTCGGGATGGACGGCTTCGGGCACGCCTGCCTCTCCCTCAGCGCTCTGCAGATAAAGGGAAACTTAGCCGTGCATTTGGCATCAGCTAAACCCCATTTCACTTCCGACGTCCCATCAAAGTTGACGGAAAGATACGCACAGCGTTCGTGGGTGCAGGTCGCTTGAGGCGGGACCTTCC includes the following:
- the sstr1a gene encoding somatostatin receptor type 1 — translated: MPPNGSLDLLLPPEDGFLLPNSSGNETHGEAHGGAIFISFIYSVVCLVGLCGNSMVIYVIFRYAKMKTATNIYILNLAIADELLMLSVPFLVTSSLLHHWPFGSLLCRLVLSVDAINMFTSIYCLTVLSIDRYVAVVHPIKSARYRRPTVAKMVNFGVWTFSILVILPIVVFSSTAPNSDGSVACNMQMPEPQRRWLAVFVIYAFLMGFLLPVIAICTCYVLIIAKMRVVALKAGWQQRKRSERKITLMVLMVVAVFVVCWMPFHVAQLVSVFVQRHNATLSQLAVILGYANSCANPILYGFLSDNFRRSFQRILCLRWMDNATEEPIDYYATALKSRGYSADEFQPDHVESGSAYRNGTCASRTTTL
- the clec14a gene encoding C-type lectin domain family 14 member A; this translates as MDYWMFFLGLLNAVSCFPRTPYIVHFAAETFNDALSICGKNGFLTTLESDDEVAKVLNSISQHVKSSAESNYWIGLRKPKRDCVIQGEKLKGFSWTENNTASTADLKWKVPPQATCTHERCAYLSVNFDGTSEVKWGLADAKCTAKFPFICRALRERQACPKPSIPSIHDIIYKDDPDTVEVSCPSGERHTLTCSPETEKWLREGGSQDLSSLCRPCPPGYILGTSGRCEDVDECASSPCRGDPCVNSPGSYECKAAPGPDPPATGGSSDSLNRKDAGVDSPPDRNPSQGPEAEEEAEERKSDYSQIIIPIIIAALALVVLLVIIVVVVTCCRRKKHSKNLAGKKSDSSKESMGLKDTDNMEKVNK